A genome region from Geodermatophilus bullaregiensis includes the following:
- a CDS encoding transposase translates to MSISSVCSCLSCPTHAVTSERPSAYGFYPSSSLPAAQWQLLEPLLPPPGNIAGRGGRPEKHDRRRVLDVIFYLVRGGIA, encoded by the coding sequence ATGTCAATCTCGTCGGTCTGCTCGTGCCTGTCATGCCCGACGCATGCGGTCACCTCCGAAAGGCCGTCGGCCTACGGGTTCTATCCGTCCTCGTCGCTGCCCGCGGCGCAGTGGCAGCTGCTCGAGCCGCTGCTGCCACCACCGGGCAACATCGCCGGACGGGGTGGCCGGCCAGAGAAGCACGACCGACGCCGGGTGCTGGACGTGATCTTCTATCTGGTCCGCGGCGGCATCGCCTAG
- a CDS encoding glycosyltransferase family 2 protein → MEHSEPNVTVVLTCYTEDRWDSIARAIAAVHAQSRPCSLVVVVDHAPRLLERLCAHAGPNVVVVANRFPPGASGGRNTGADTATTPLLAFLDDDQEPEADWLANLVTAYARYPRAVGLGGAILPVWPNDPPPWFPPAFSWVIGATTPGQPAGDVRNVWGGNTLVERTAFLAAGGYNTSFGKVGALSEPEDTELCLRMSALTGLGARWRFVPEAVVRHRVPPERATFTFFVRRCWLEGRGKRAMVTLGSGRDLGDEAAFARQVLTRGVLADFCSVLRGERAGAQRAAAAMIGTLTAAVAFTLPVRVRTQGEHLLDLAASGIPALDDTSGPRDT, encoded by the coding sequence GTGGAGCACAGCGAACCGAACGTCACCGTCGTCCTGACCTGTTACACAGAGGACCGCTGGGACAGTATCGCCAGAGCGATAGCGGCGGTTCACGCGCAGTCCCGGCCGTGCAGCCTCGTCGTCGTTGTCGATCATGCTCCCCGATTGCTCGAACGGTTATGCGCGCACGCAGGTCCAAATGTGGTGGTGGTGGCGAATCGGTTCCCTCCTGGAGCTTCCGGCGGGCGCAACACCGGGGCCGATACAGCTACGACCCCACTCCTCGCGTTTCTCGACGACGATCAGGAGCCTGAAGCTGACTGGCTGGCGAACCTGGTCACCGCGTATGCGAGATATCCGCGGGCAGTCGGCCTCGGAGGAGCAATCCTCCCCGTGTGGCCCAACGATCCCCCCCCGTGGTTTCCACCAGCCTTCTCATGGGTGATAGGGGCGACCACACCTGGCCAGCCTGCCGGTGACGTGCGCAATGTATGGGGTGGGAACACGCTCGTGGAGCGAACAGCATTCCTGGCAGCTGGCGGCTATAACACGTCCTTTGGCAAGGTCGGGGCCCTCTCTGAGCCGGAGGACACAGAGTTGTGCCTGAGGATGAGTGCCCTCACCGGCCTGGGGGCTCGATGGCGCTTCGTCCCCGAGGCGGTCGTCCGGCACCGTGTCCCACCCGAGCGGGCCACCTTCACGTTCTTTGTCCGCAGGTGCTGGCTTGAGGGGCGTGGCAAGCGGGCAATGGTGACTCTGGGCAGCGGCCGTGACCTTGGTGACGAGGCAGCGTTCGCGCGTCAAGTGCTCACCCGCGGCGTTCTCGCTGACTTCTGTTCCGTGCTCCGCGGGGAGCGGGCAGGCGCCCAACGCGCTGCTGCTGCCATGATCGGCACGCTGACTGCTGCTGTGGCTTTCACTCTCCCGGTCCGGGTCCGGACGCAAGGCGAGCACCTCTTGGACTTGGCGGCCTCCGGCATACCTGCCCTTGATGACACGTCGGGCCCGCGGGACACCTAG
- a CDS encoding glycosyltransferase family 2 protein, with the protein MVIPTFNEAKNLPHVFALLPGDLHEVIVVDGRSSDGTIEVARSLRPDVVIVRQNRKGKGNAMACGFAAVTGDVVVMLDADGSADPREIPAYVAALVAGADFAKGTRFAAGGGSADITRTRAWGNGWLNRTANALFGTRYTDLCYGYNAFWAHCLPALELDATGPGEDAKLWGDGFEIETLINTRIAKAGLRITEVPSFEHERIHGQSNLNTWRDGLRVLRALAVERVNGKGRHVLVVREAALPLPVVALVAAPCAAAELARTA; encoded by the coding sequence GTGGTCATCCCGACCTTCAACGAGGCGAAGAACCTGCCGCACGTGTTCGCCCTCCTGCCGGGTGACCTGCACGAGGTGATCGTCGTCGACGGCCGCAGCAGTGACGGGACCATCGAGGTTGCCCGGTCCCTGCGCCCGGACGTCGTCATCGTGCGGCAGAACCGCAAGGGCAAGGGCAACGCGATGGCCTGCGGCTTCGCCGCGGTGACTGGCGACGTCGTCGTAATGCTGGACGCCGACGGCTCGGCCGACCCGCGGGAGATCCCGGCCTACGTCGCCGCGCTGGTCGCGGGCGCCGACTTCGCCAAGGGCACCCGCTTCGCGGCCGGTGGCGGTAGCGCCGATATCACCCGCACCCGCGCCTGGGGCAACGGCTGGCTGAACCGCACCGCCAACGCGCTGTTCGGCACGCGCTACACCGACCTCTGCTATGGCTACAACGCCTTCTGGGCGCACTGCCTCCCGGCGCTCGAACTCGACGCCACCGGCCCCGGCGAAGACGCCAAGCTCTGGGGGGACGGGTTCGAGATCGAGACGCTGATCAACACTCGCATCGCCAAGGCCGGCCTCCGCATCACCGAGGTGCCCAGCTTCGAGCATGAGCGCATCCACGGGCAGAGCAACCTCAACACCTGGCGGGACGGGCTGCGCGTGCTGCGTGCCCTCGCCGTCGAGCGGGTCAACGGCAAGGGCCGACACGTACTAGTCGTCCGCGAGGCCGCCCTCCCGCTGCCGGTCGTCGCACTGGTCGCCGCACCCTGCGCGGCAGCGGAGCTGGCCCGCACCGCCTGA
- a CDS encoding glycosyltransferase family 2 protein: MSDVDREVAATVRDVELADGIPGLPARGRTTGDSAWLLVRAFTEPLGLIERELQAAPIRPEQVLQLLIEALGPSLTQRLAEIGLSLEHLTTDGLGRTSSPFTEGRVRALRQAEECSVVICTRDRPRGLMRTLESLTAQTHAPTQVIIVDNTPTSSAGQEVARAYAERLDLQYVVEPRPGLSRARNRALEIVRSPLIAWLDDDTSADRWWLAEVVRAFVEEPDIAALSGLVVPLALETTDQVLFERFGGHSKGRGFSPDVFSRATAARQSPLYPLPPFGVGANMAFRTPDLLALGGFDEALGAGTRTRAGEDTLVFTRLLLRGRSMAYRPSAIVRHLHRSDRAALAAQLEGYGTGLTAFYTAMVLQRPSTVWQLLRLVPRAVRDLFGGDSPRVATTGKDFPAELLASNRRAMLSGPFLYVSERRRARLPLLPRTKG, encoded by the coding sequence GTGAGCGACGTTGATCGTGAGGTGGCGGCGACTGTCCGCGACGTTGAGTTGGCTGACGGAATCCCTGGGCTGCCAGCACGCGGACGGACGACGGGTGACTCAGCATGGCTGCTCGTGCGGGCCTTCACAGAGCCACTGGGTCTGATCGAGCGAGAACTCCAGGCGGCGCCGATCCGTCCAGAACAGGTACTGCAGCTCCTCATCGAGGCACTTGGTCCATCTCTAACACAACGCCTCGCTGAGATCGGACTATCCCTCGAACACCTCACGACGGACGGCCTCGGGCGTACGAGCTCGCCCTTCACAGAGGGACGGGTTCGAGCCTTGCGCCAGGCCGAGGAGTGCTCCGTTGTGATCTGTACGCGTGACCGCCCGCGGGGTCTCATGCGCACACTCGAGAGCCTCACGGCGCAGACGCACGCGCCGACCCAAGTCATCATTGTCGACAACACCCCCACCAGCTCTGCTGGCCAGGAGGTGGCCCGCGCCTACGCCGAGCGGCTGGACCTGCAATACGTCGTCGAGCCGCGACCCGGCCTTTCAAGGGCCAGGAACCGCGCCCTCGAGATCGTTCGCAGCCCACTGATCGCGTGGCTCGATGACGACACGTCCGCTGATCGGTGGTGGCTCGCAGAGGTTGTCCGTGCGTTCGTGGAAGAACCAGACATCGCAGCCCTGTCGGGCTTGGTCGTTCCATTGGCGTTGGAGACGACGGACCAAGTGCTCTTCGAGCGCTTCGGCGGGCACTCGAAGGGACGCGGGTTCTCTCCCGACGTCTTCTCCCGGGCAACCGCTGCCCGACAGAGCCCGCTGTACCCTCTCCCACCTTTCGGAGTGGGGGCCAACATGGCCTTCAGGACCCCCGACCTCCTTGCTCTCGGAGGATTCGACGAGGCACTGGGCGCTGGCACACGCACTCGCGCAGGCGAGGACACTCTGGTATTCACGCGACTCCTCCTACGTGGTCGTAGCATGGCCTACCGCCCATCGGCGATCGTCCGTCACCTGCACCGCTCCGACCGAGCCGCTCTGGCCGCTCAGTTGGAGGGATACGGCACCGGGCTGACCGCCTTCTACACAGCAATGGTCCTGCAACGCCCCTCGACTGTGTGGCAACTCCTCCGACTCGTCCCGAGAGCGGTACGGGACCTTTTTGGTGGCGACAGTCCGCGAGTGGCTACCACGGGCAAAGACTTTCCGGCCGAGCTGTTGGCGTCCAACCGTCGAGCGATGTTGTCGGGACCATTTTTGTACGTGAGTGAGCGCCGCCGAGCTCGGCTCCCCCTGCTCCCGCGGACGAAGGGGTAG
- a CDS encoding metal-dependent hydrolase, translating to MAAVMSLDFVQQAQPWSVTVVGLLDEPAHLATAWVALAALAPRHTPDAIWWAAIFACVAIDIDHVPLYLTDGAFAVAGGRPPTHSLVVVALLVVLSAVPQMRWLIGAAVGVLLHLLRDVATGPGVPLLWPYSDISTRCPYWTYLVALAFLAKVRCSRTVKAT from the coding sequence GTGGCCGCCGTAATGTCGCTTGACTTCGTTCAACAGGCACAGCCGTGGTCGGTTACCGTCGTCGGACTGCTCGACGAACCAGCGCACTTGGCGACGGCTTGGGTGGCTCTTGCCGCACTCGCGCCGCGTCATACTCCGGACGCCATCTGGTGGGCAGCCATTTTCGCTTGCGTGGCAATTGACATTGACCACGTCCCGCTGTACCTCACCGACGGCGCCTTCGCGGTAGCCGGCGGTCGACCTCCAACACACTCGCTGGTCGTCGTGGCCCTACTCGTAGTACTGAGCGCAGTCCCACAGATGCGATGGCTCATCGGGGCGGCGGTGGGGGTACTGTTGCACCTGCTACGCGATGTGGCGACCGGACCCGGGGTCCCGCTGTTGTGGCCCTACAGCGACATCTCAACACGCTGCCCCTACTGGACCTATCTCGTCGCTTTGGCATTCCTGGCAAAGGTCAGGTGCTCCCGGACGGTCAAGGCCACATGA